One window from the genome of Eriocheir sinensis breed Jianghai 21 chromosome 7, ASM2467909v1, whole genome shotgun sequence encodes:
- the LOC126995293 gene encoding uncharacterized protein LOC126995293, which yields MPVIKILQNDVFYALSGLNPQKAYGPDGVPPIVLKNCASVLSPCLVKLFRLCLSTSTFPSCWKYAFIQPVPKKGDRSNPSNYRPIALLSCLSKAFESILNRKIQKHFSTSDLLSDRQYGFRKGRSTGDLLAFLTDSWSSSLSRFGETFAIALDISKAFDRVWHKSLLSKLPSYGFYPSLCTFISSFLSDRSISAVVDGHCSSPKSINSGVPQGSVLSPTLFLLFIDDLLSKTNCPNHSYADDSTLHYSTSFNRRPTLQELNDSRLEAAEHLASDLTIISDWGKKNLVSFNASKIQFLHLSTRHNLPNNYPLFFDNTQLSPSSTLNILGLSLTQNLNWKLHISSLTKSASSRLGVLYCLRQFFFPAQLLSIYRGLVRPRMEYASHVWGGSTHTALLDRVEAKALRLISSPPHTDSLLPLKFRRNVASLSIFYRYFHADCSSELANCMPPPLPRPQCTRLSTHAHPYTAFVAYLELLDLVGQVEVRLPRVVPRDRQNPFTCLSEEDFIDRYHLSPACTLQLLENVQPKLPRARDGRGCSVPGHLQLLVALRFFASGNFQLTMADCLEMSAFSVCKFVHRIAVILARMSPNYIKFPEPANTRQVAEDFHAVAGMPGVIGCIDGTLIPIVSPGGNTAEIYRYRKGYLALIVMAVCDAKMRFTNVVSSWPGSVHDSRIFYNSRFCQKLEGEGYSGYLLGDSGYACKFYLLTLALDPQTEQENRYNASHIRTRDTIEKCFGVLKRRFAVLRHLRTTLETSKKIIIAVAVLHNIAVNSGMPALENVPEPVEEVQDYALPEEATSRALRRRIIEQWF from the exons atgcctgttataaagattcttcaaaatgatgttttctatgccctctctggcctcaatcctcagaaggcttatggacctgatggagtgcctcctattgtccttaaaaactgtgcctccgtgctgtcaccctgcctggtcaaactctttcgcctctgcctgtcaacatctacctttccttcttgctggaagtatgccttcatacagcctgtgcctaagaagggtgaccgctccaatccctcaaattaccgtcctatagctttactttcttgtctatctaaagcttttgaatcaatccttaaccggaagattcaaaagcacttttccacttctgaccttctatctgatcgccagtatgggttccgcaaggggcgttctactggtgatctcctagccttcttaactgactcttggtcatcctctcttagccgtttcggtgaaacttttgctattgcgctggacatatcaaaagcttttgatagggtctggcacaaatctttgctttccaaactaccctcctacggtttctatccttctctctgtacctttatctccagtttcctttctgaccgttctatttctgccgtggtagacggtcactgttcttcccctaaatctattaacagtggtgtcccacagggttctgtcctatctcccactctttttctgttgttcattgatgatcttctttccaaaacgaactgtcctaaccattcctacgccgatgattccactctgcattactcaacttcttttaatagaagacccaccctacaggaacttaacgactcaaggctggaggctgcagaacacttagcctcagaccttactattatttccgattggggcaagaagaacctggtgtccttcaacgcctcaaaaatacagtttctccacctatccactcgacacaatcttccaaacaactatcccctattctttgacaacacccagctatcaccttcctcaacactaaacatcctcggtctatccttaactcaaaatctcaactggaaacttcatatctcatctcttactaaatcagcttcctcgaggctgggcgttctgtactgtctccgccagttcttcttccctgcacagttgctgtccatatacaggggccttgtccgccctcgtatggagtatgcatctcatgtatgggggggctccactcacacagctcttctggacagagtggaggctaaggctcttcgtctcatcagctctcctcctcatactgatagtcttctacctcttaaattccgccgcaatgttgcctctctttctatcttctatcgatatttccacgctgactgctcttctgaacttgctaactgcatgcctccccccctcccgcggccccagtgcactcgactttctactcatgctcatccctatact GCATTTGTGGCATATCTGGAACTCCTTGATCTTGTGGGTCAAGTTGAGGTGAGGCTTCCCAGAGTTGTTCCCAGAGACCGGCAAAACCCGTTTACCTGTCTCTCTGAGGAGGATTTCATAGATCGCTACCATCTCTCACCTGCTTGCACACTCCAACTGCTTGAGAATGTACAGCCCAAACTACCCAGAGCACGAGatggcagag gCTGCAGTGTTCCTGGTCACCTGCAGCTTCTTGTAGCATTACGCTTCTTTGCCAGTGGGAACTTCCAGTTAACCATGGCAGACTGTTTAGAGATGTCAGCTTTTTCAGTCTGCAAATTTGTTCACCGCATAGCTGTTATACTAGCACGCATGTCACCTAATTACATCAAATTTCCTGAACCTGCCAATACACGTCAGGTAGCAGAGGACTTTCATGCTGTCGCTGGCATGCCTGGTGTCATTGGCTGTATTGATGGAACATTGATTCCAATTGTGAGTCCTGGCGGAAACACTGCAGAGATATACCGCTATAGGAAGGGTTACCTCGCCCTGATTGTCATGGCAGTTTGCGATGCAAAAATGCGTTTCACTAATGTCGTTAGTAGTTGGCCAGGAAGTGTCCATGACAGCCGCATTTTTTATAATTCTAGGTTTTGTCAGAAATTAGAAGGTGAAGGTTACTCAGGTTATCTTTTGGGAGATTCAGGGTATGCATGCAAGTTTTACTTGTTGACCCTAGCACTGGATCCCCAAACTGAACAAGAAAACAGATATAATGCATCACATATACGCACACGCGACACAATTGAAAAATGCTTTGGGGTGTTGAAACGACGATTTGCAGTACTAAGGCACTTGCGTACAACATTAGAGAcaagtaagaaaataattattgCTGTAGCGGTACTGCATAATATTGCTGTGAACAGTGGGATGCCTGCTCTGGAAAATGTGCCAGAACCTGTAGAAGAAGTACAGGACTATGCTCTTCCAGAAGAAGCAACCAGCCGGGCACTGCGTAGGAGGATTATTGAGCAGTGGTTCTAA